A segment of the Limisphaerales bacterium genome:
AACAAGAGAAAAACGAATTGAACCGCCACGCGGAATCCAATGTCGGCGCAAGCGTTGGGCAAATGCTATTCATCGCCGGCCTCGTGATGGTGTACGGCGTGGGTGCGTATCTGTTATGCGCGGATCTGATCACTGACGCGGAGTTTGCCAAATCAGCCGAGGCAAAAGATAAAGTGCCGATGTTCATCCGTGTTGGCGTGCCGGCGCTCATCATCGGTTTGGGCATCCTGTTTTTTACCGTTCTGTTTCAACGCATTCGGGCGTCGAAAGCCGACAAGTACACAGACGTGGAATTTTAATTATGAGTGAAACCAATCGCATC
Coding sequences within it:
- a CDS encoding zf-HC2 domain-containing protein, yielding MKHDCHETEPLLSAHLDGELTQGDRQRVELILEDCAECARAFDEMKKLRQHIGGIPYDTMTEQEKNELNRHAESNVGASVGQMLFIAGLVMVYGVGAYLLCADLITDAEFAKSAEAKDKVPMFIRVGVPALIIGLGILFFTVLFQRIRASKADKYTDVEF